A genomic window from Candidatus Kouleothrix ribensis includes:
- a CDS encoding DegV family protein: MIKLVVDSTADLPHALYREYDITVVPVLAQFGAETLRDDIDFTRDEFYTRLVASPEPPKTAAPSVGMFETAFRSLADAGHQILSLSLAGGLSGTYNAARQAAALVEGATITCVDSYTVTMPLGFLTLKAAQAIRDGATLDQAAALVERLRMNSMLFVAFETLRYLEKGGRIGRMRALLGSMLSVKPIMEVRLSEVLPLEQVRTWKRVPPRMIELAQARGSFDQLGVLYTTTRGSAEQLADLCAAAGLMPREQIYVQQAGGVLGTHAGPGALGLAGLLK, encoded by the coding sequence GTGATCAAACTTGTTGTCGATAGCACCGCCGACCTGCCGCATGCGCTCTACCGTGAGTACGACATTACGGTGGTGCCGGTGCTGGCACAGTTTGGTGCCGAGACACTGCGCGACGACATCGATTTCACGCGCGATGAATTCTACACGCGGCTGGTCGCCAGCCCCGAGCCACCCAAAACTGCCGCGCCATCGGTGGGGATGTTCGAAACAGCCTTTCGCTCGCTGGCCGATGCCGGCCACCAGATCCTCTCGCTGAGCCTGGCCGGTGGGCTCAGCGGCACCTACAACGCCGCACGCCAGGCGGCCGCGCTGGTCGAGGGCGCTACGATCACCTGCGTCGATAGCTATACCGTAACCATGCCGCTGGGCTTCCTGACGCTCAAAGCCGCCCAGGCCATCCGCGATGGTGCCACGCTCGATCAGGCCGCCGCGCTGGTCGAGCGCCTGCGTATGAACAGCATGCTGTTCGTGGCCTTCGAAACCCTGCGCTACCTCGAGAAGGGCGGGCGGATCGGCCGCATGCGTGCGCTACTCGGCTCGATGCTCAGCGTCAAGCCGATCATGGAGGTGCGGCTCTCAGAGGTGCTGCCGCTCGAGCAGGTGCGCACCTGGAAGCGCGTGCCGCCACGTATGATCGAGCTGGCCCAGGCGCGCGGCAGCTTCGACCAGCTGGGCGTGCTCTACACCACAACGCGCGGCAGCGCCGAGCAGTTGGCCGACCTATGTGCAGCAGCCGGGCTCATGCCGCGCGAGCAGATCTACGTGCAGCAGGCCGGCGGCGTGCTAGGCACCCACGCCGGGCCTGGCGCGCTCGGGCTAGCCGGACTCTTGAAGTGA
- a CDS encoding DegV family protein — protein MAGIKIVTDSTADIPLGLAHELGVEVVPMYLHVGEQTFRAGLDMTNDQFYQWMQDGRIKATTSSPPPIVFEQLYRRLTPDYEYIFSLHLSGRLGSTCRAAQQARGRLPASATRIEVIDTKLASMGLGLVVTHAARAIRDGAGPAEVAQLINNLIQHCHVVFFVDTIEYLEHTGRLSLATSVLGSMQRIKPLMLLDEGEIVPYERTRTRAKAIEGLYTFIEDFPHVQEVIALYATTPEDVEKLLEKVDPIFPRDQVQIMQFGPSIGAHLGPGAMGVAVFEGLD, from the coding sequence ATGGCCGGGATCAAGATTGTAACCGACAGCACTGCCGATATACCGCTTGGCCTCGCGCACGAGCTGGGCGTTGAGGTTGTGCCCATGTACCTGCACGTTGGCGAGCAGACCTTCCGGGCAGGGCTGGATATGACCAACGACCAGTTCTACCAGTGGATGCAGGATGGCCGGATCAAAGCGACCACCTCATCGCCACCGCCGATCGTCTTCGAGCAGCTGTATCGCCGGCTGACCCCCGATTACGAGTATATCTTCTCGCTGCACCTGTCGGGCCGGCTAGGCTCGACCTGCCGCGCCGCGCAGCAGGCGCGTGGGCGCCTGCCGGCCTCGGCCACGCGTATCGAGGTGATCGACACCAAACTGGCCTCGATGGGCCTGGGGCTGGTGGTGACGCATGCCGCCCGCGCGATCCGCGACGGCGCCGGCCCAGCCGAGGTGGCCCAGCTGATCAACAATCTGATCCAGCACTGCCACGTGGTGTTCTTCGTCGATACGATCGAGTACCTCGAGCATACCGGCCGGCTCTCGCTGGCCACCTCGGTGCTTGGCTCGATGCAGCGGATCAAGCCGCTGATGCTGCTCGACGAAGGCGAGATCGTGCCATACGAGCGTACCCGCACGCGCGCCAAGGCGATCGAGGGGCTCTACACCTTCATCGAGGATTTCCCGCATGTGCAAGAGGTGATCGCGCTGTACGCCACCACGCCCGAGGATGTCGAGAAGCTGCTCGAGAAGGTCGACCCTATCTTCCCGCGCGACCAGGTGCAGATCATGCAGTTTGGCCCCAGCATTGGCGCGCACCTCGGCCCCGGCGCCATGGGCGTGGCAGTGTTCGAGGGCCTGGATTAG